Genomic window (Candidatus Manganitrophaceae bacterium):
GGAACCGGAATCTTCCGGAGCCGCGACGGCGGTGTTCGCTGGGAGCGGGCCAACGCCGGTCTCTCGAACCTCTCGATCCGCTCTTTAACGGCCGATGCGGCGGGAATCCTTTATGCGGGGACCGGGGAAGGGATCTACTACAGCGACAATGACGGGGCGAGTTGGAATCCGCTCAAGGGGGAGTTGGCCGACGTTCAGGTTCACTCGTTTGTGACCAGCGCCGAAGGGGACCTGTATGTCGGAACGGGCAGCGGCCTCTTTCACGGGCGAATCCATTCACCGTGGCGTCCGCTTCACGAGGGGTTGCTGGTGGCCCCCATTCGGACCCTCAATTATGGCAAGGAGGGAATCACGGTCGGGAGCGATGGGAAAGGGGTCTTCGTCGGGAACGGAGAAAGTTGGATCACCGACAACGTCGGGCTGGTGAATTTATCCGTCCGGGGAATGGCGCGGGGAAAGACATTTTTATACATCTTTACCGACGAGGGATTTTATCGGCGCCAGCACGGCCGGCATGTCTGGGAGGCCGTCGAGGGGGCTCTCCCCAGTCCGCTCCGCGCCATCGCGGTGGATGAGGCCGAGCGGGTGTATGCCGGGACCGATACGGGCCTCTTTCGATCAACCGACCAGGGTGCGCACTGGTCGCAGTCGGAGGGGATTGAGCCGGGAAAAATCTCCGCGCTGGCGGTCGAGGGGGAATCCATTCTCGTCGTCATAGAAAATACCATTTGGTCCAACGGTAATGGGGGGTGGAAGAAGATCATCACAAAAGAGGGGAGCCCCCTCCGCTATCTGAGCTGGAGCAAGGAAGATCGCTTCCTCGCGGCGAGCGAGCAGAAGCTCTGGGAAGGAAATCGGAACGGCCAGTGGAAGGAGATCAAAGGGAACCTTCCGATCGGACTGAAAATCACTGCACTGGCCATTGACACGCAAGACCGGGGGGTTCTCTACCTCGGCTCCGATCGCGGTCTGTTCTGGAGCGGTGATGGGGGGGCAACCTGGCATCCTGCAAGGCTTTACCAAGGGGAGCGGTTCGAGAAGCAGGTGAACCAAATCCTTCCCCTCAGCAACGGCTCCATCTGGCTGGCGACCGAAGAGGACGGGGTCCTCCTCGGGGTGAATAAGGTTCCGCGGGGAAGCCGATGGGTCCAATGGTTTAAGCAACGCCTAGGCTGATATTTTAATGACCTCTTCCGTAATTTCCTGATCGATAATCCGAAAGGCCCGAATTTCAGGGCTCCCGCTCTTCAGAGAAATAATCAAGTAATGCGTTTCCGAGTAAAAAGCCAGCCGGACATCGGTAGCCGAAGGGTAGGCGGGGGAGTGCGGATGTGAATGATAAATGGCCAGGAGTTCGGTCCCCCCTTCTCGCATCTCTTTAAAAGCGCGTAACTGCTCTCTCGGATCCATGACATACCGGAACCGGCGATCGGGCGGTACCTTCAAATCGGCAATGGCCGGATCATCTGCCGATAGATTGCTGATCTTATATATCTTGGAGATGACGCCCTCCCTTCCCGCGAGCAATCCGCAACACTCGTTCGGGGCTTCGGTCCGCGCATGAGAGATCATCTCGTCAAAAATCGACTTCGGGATAGAGAGCAATCGTATTTCCTTCGCTGAATGAGAGGGTCGGCTCCCAACCGTTAAGGCGCCATACTATTGAAATTTAAGAAGAATGTCAATGAAGCCGTTTGACATTTTTCAACCGCATGGTACGATTGGGAAAGGTGGAAACTGTGACGGTCTTCGTATGACGATGGAAAACGGGGCAAAAAGGAGGAAGAGCAAGCGGGTCCTGGTTGTTCAGGATGTTGCGATCAATGGCCGGATATGCGGTCAGGCCATCGACCTGAGCATAGAAGGGATGTATATCACCACTCCAGAGAAGTTTGAAAAGAACGCTTTCATCGACTTGAAATTTCAACTCGAAGATCAGCTGTTTCAAGTCAAGGCAAAAGTCCTCTACCTCCATGAGGGGCTCGGGTTCGGGGTCCGATTCTTCACCCCCTTGCCGACGGATGTGAGTCGGCTGAAGGAATATATCGAAAAACTTTCCCTCTCTCGAAGCAACTCGAATCCCCACCTAAAAAAGATTCTCATCATTGATGACACGCAGTTCTATCAGGCGGTTTATCGCCAGCGCCTTCTCTCGGAGGGATTCTCCGTTCTCGTTGCACAAAATGGCGTCGAAGGTTTGAAGCTGTTGTTACAGGAACGTCCCTCCCTGATTCTCCTCGATCTGATCATGGATGGGATGGATGGCTTCAAGGTTCTTCAGATCATCCAATCTCAACCTGAGATGAACGATATTCCTATTATTATCACTTCCGTCAAGGGGGCGACCCGGGAGATCAGCCGCGCCATGGAGCTCGGCGCCGTTGATTTTCTGGTCAAGGCCACCACCTCACCGAATAAAGTGGTCGAAAAAATCAAAGAGGTCCTCCGTCACCGGCGGCCGATTAAATCATAAACGACCGCTCCAGCCGTCGCTGTCCGATTCTTCTCTTTATTCCAATTATTCCTGTGAGGAGTCTGCTATTCCCCAGAAGGGGGCGGCGGGGGGAGGGTGCAGGAGATCTCGTAGTCGAGGAGCTGTGTAATGGTCGGATGCGGACCGCAGAGCTGGCAGTTCGGATTTTTCGGAACCCGAACGGTGCGGAACGACATCTCGAGTGCATCATAGACAAGCAGTCTTCCGGCGAGGGAGAGCCCGATTCCTAAAATCTCCTTGAGCGCCTCGGCAGCTTGAAGCACGCCGATGGTTCCTGCAAGGACCCCAAGCACCCCGGCCTCCTGACAGCTCGGAACCAGTCCGGCGGGGGGAGGCTCCGGGTAGAGACATCGATAACAAGGTTTCGGCTCACGGTCGTGCGGCTTGAGGGTCGTTAACTGCCCTTCGAATCGAAAGATGCTCCCGGAAATAAGCGTCTTCTTCAAGAAGAAGCAGGCGTCATTGACGAGGAAACGGGTGGCGAAGTTGTCCGACCCGTCGAGGACGATGTCATAATCTTTGATCAGATCAAGGATGTTTTCCGAAGAGATTTTCCCAAGGAGCGGGACGATTTTGATGTCGGGGTTCATTTTGGAGAGGGTCTCTTGGGCCGACTCCACCTTCGGGCGGTTGAGCGTCGTTGTGTTATGGAGGACCTGCCGCTGAAGGTTGGAGAGATCGACCACATCGCTGTCGATGATTCCGAGCGTTCCGACCCCTGCCGCCGCCAAATAGAGCGCCGAAGGAGAGCCGAGTCCCCCCGCGCCGATTAAAAAGACCTTTGCGGCGGAAATCTTTTTCTGACCTTTCCCTCCCACTTCCGGCAGGAGGATGTGGCGGCTATATCGTTGAAGCTGATCCTCTGTAAATGTCATTTCCGAAGAAACTCCCTTGCTCATCTCTTATTCAATGATGTTTCGCTCGATCGGGTCAACCTTGACCCCTTTTTTCTTCAGGCCGTCGATGGCGCGTTCTATCTCGTTCGGATCGCCCGTCAGCTCTAAATCGACCCATCCGCTTTTGTCGGTCACATCGGCGCGGCGAATATTGGTAATTAATTTATAATCTTTGCCGATCTGATAAATGATCGGATCTCGAATCTTCTCTTCCGGAAAAGTAATATGAACCTTCAGGCTGGCCAATGATTCCTCCTTTGCATCGGTTCAGAGACCGCTAAAACGATCCCCCTGCGATGGCTGGAACGATTGAGACCTCGTCTCCTTTTTTAACCGACGTCTTTATTCCTGCGTGAAATCGAATATCTTCCTCGTTCACATAGATATTCACGAATCGGCGGAGTTCTCCCTGCTCATCGCAAAGACGTTCCTTGAGGCCGGGATAATCTTTGTCCAGTGTATCGATTAATGCGGCGATGGTCTCTCCGTCGGTGGTGACCTCTCCTTGACCTCCGGTCAGTTTACGGAGCGGGGTCGGAATGCGAACTTTGATCATTTTGCTCCTCTTTCTGTCTGTGGGGCCTCGCCTCCCGGAGCCCCTTTCAGCGCTTCTTGAAAGCTGGAGAGACTCGGCGAGATATGCCACGGCGCGCCGAGGGCCGGCGCGACCGCTTCCTGTGTCTTGAGGCCGTTCCCGGTAATATAAGCGACGACCGATTCCCCTTTTTTAAAGAGCCCCTTCTGGGCCAATTTTTTAAGCACACCGACCGTGACCCCGCCGGCGGTCTCGGCAAAGACCCCTTCCGTCCGCGCCAACAGGGTCATCCCTTCGACGACTTCTTCATCAGTCACATGCTCGATCTGTCCGCTGCTTCCGAGGACGACTTTCAGTGCATAGAAGCCATCGGCCGGATTACCGATGGCGAGCGATTTGGCGATTGTTTTCGGCTTCACCGGTCGGATAAAATCCCGATTTTCTTTAAAAGCGGCGGCCACCGGGGAGCATCCTTCCGCTTGGGCGCCGTGAATCCGCGTCTTCACGTTTGAGACAAAGCCGAGCTCTTCGAATTCATGAAACCCCTTTGAGATTTTCGTCAGCAGCGATCCCGATGCAATCGGAACGACGACATGGTCCGGGGTCCGCCAGCCGAGCTGCTCGACCGTTTCATACGCCAACGTTTTGGATCCCTCGGAGTAGTAGGGGCGGATGTTGATGTTGACGAAGGCCCATGGATATTCTCCGGCGATCTCGCTGCAGAGCCGATTGACGTCATCATAATTTCCATCCACCGCCACCACATTCGGCTTGTAAATAAGATTTCCCAATACCTTTCCGGCTTCCAGATCGGACGGGATGAAAACGAAACAGCGAAGCCGCGCCTCGGCGGCGTGTGCCGAGACCGAGTTGGCCAGGTTGCCGGTCGAAGCGCAGGCGACCGTGTCGAAGCCGAGCTCTTTCGCGCGGGTCAGAGCGACCGCAACGACCCGGTCTTTGAAGGAGAGGGTCAGGCAGTTGACGGTGTCGTTTTTTAGATAGAGATAATCGAGCCCTAACTCCGCCCCGAGGTTCTTCGCATGAATCAGCGGCGTGAAGCCGGCGTTTAAGCCGACGGTCGGTTCTCCCTCGATCGGAAGCAGGTCCTGATATCGCCAGAGGCTCTTTGGTCCACGAAGGATTTTCTCCTTCGAGATTTGTGTCTTGATGACATCGTAATTGTAGGAGACCTCTAACGGTCCAAAGCAGAATTCACAAACGTGAAGCGCTACAGCGGGATAGGTCTTGCCGCACTCTTTGCACTTCAACCCCTTCATCTTGCTCATCGAGATCAACCCTGGTTCAGGCTAAATAAAACAAAACCTCATCGCCGGCAACACCGGCTGAGGGCGAAAGTCGTTTACGTCGGGTTCTAGGGATTCATCCCGTGTGATTGGGCTGCCGCGGCCGGATTGATGTCACAAACAGGCGGCGCCTCCGCTTCCAACGTTTTGAGGGTGGGATCAGTGCCGCAGAGAGGACAATTCGGATTTTTTCG
Coding sequences:
- a CDS encoding M67 family metallopeptidase — encoded protein: MLSIPKSIFDEMISHARTEAPNECCGLLAGREGVISKIYKISNLSADDPAIADLKVPPDRRFRYVMDPREQLRAFKEMREGGTELLAIYHSHPHSPAYPSATDVRLAFYSETHYLIISLKSGSPEIRAFRIIDQEITEEVIKISA
- a CDS encoding response regulator: MKPFDIFQPHGTIGKGGNCDGLRMTMENGAKRRKSKRVLVVQDVAINGRICGQAIDLSIEGMYITTPEKFEKNAFIDLKFQLEDQLFQVKAKVLYLHEGLGFGVRFFTPLPTDVSRLKEYIEKLSLSRSNSNPHLKKILIIDDTQFYQAVYRQRLLSEGFSVLVAQNGVEGLKLLLQERPSLILLDLIMDGMDGFKVLQIIQSQPEMNDIPIIITSVKGATREISRAMELGAVDFLVKATTSPNKVVEKIKEVLRHRRPIKS
- the moeB gene encoding molybdopterin-synthase adenylyltransferase MoeB, translating into MTFTEDQLQRYSRHILLPEVGGKGQKKISAAKVFLIGAGGLGSPSALYLAAAGVGTLGIIDSDVVDLSNLQRQVLHNTTTLNRPKVESAQETLSKMNPDIKIVPLLGKISSENILDLIKDYDIVLDGSDNFATRFLVNDACFFLKKTLISGSIFRFEGQLTTLKPHDREPKPCYRCLYPEPPPAGLVPSCQEAGVLGVLAGTIGVLQAAEALKEILGIGLSLAGRLLVYDALEMSFRTVRVPKNPNCQLCGPHPTITQLLDYEISCTLPPPPPSGE
- a CDS encoding NIL domain-containing protein, which codes for MASLKVHITFPEEKIRDPIIYQIGKDYKLITNIRRADVTDKSGWVDLELTGDPNEIERAIDGLKKKGVKVDPIERNIIE
- a CDS encoding MoaD/ThiS family protein, whose amino-acid sequence is MIKVRIPTPLRKLTGGQGEVTTDGETIAALIDTLDKDYPGLKERLCDEQGELRRFVNIYVNEEDIRFHAGIKTSVKKGDEVSIVPAIAGGSF
- a CDS encoding threonine synthase, whose translation is MSKMKGLKCKECGKTYPAVALHVCEFCFGPLEVSYNYDVIKTQISKEKILRGPKSLWRYQDLLPIEGEPTVGLNAGFTPLIHAKNLGAELGLDYLYLKNDTVNCLTLSFKDRVVAVALTRAKELGFDTVACASTGNLANSVSAHAAEARLRCFVFIPSDLEAGKVLGNLIYKPNVVAVDGNYDDVNRLCSEIAGEYPWAFVNINIRPYYSEGSKTLAYETVEQLGWRTPDHVVVPIASGSLLTKISKGFHEFEELGFVSNVKTRIHGAQAEGCSPVAAAFKENRDFIRPVKPKTIAKSLAIGNPADGFYALKVVLGSSGQIEHVTDEEVVEGMTLLARTEGVFAETAGGVTVGVLKKLAQKGLFKKGESVVAYITGNGLKTQEAVAPALGAPWHISPSLSSFQEALKGAPGGEAPQTERGAK